A genomic stretch from Hemibagrus wyckioides isolate EC202008001 linkage group LG18, SWU_Hwy_1.0, whole genome shotgun sequence includes:
- the LOC131368817 gene encoding torsin-1A-like isoform X1 — protein MLSRWILVPLLCAGWSLMIMMAEALDPASISLGIGAAVTGFLARFPDVLCNYQECCRPEWISYNKTGLESDLQSKLFGQHVASRVILKAVTDFMNNENPKKPLVLSLHGWSGTGKNFVSQIIAENIYQRGMKSRFVHLFSNTIHFPHEAELKLYKSQLQQWIKGNVSACPRSMFIFDVMDKMHPGLIDSIKPYLDVHETLNGVSYRKAIFIFLSNAGGKEIMEVMLDFWKIGWDREKIELRHLKKALALTIFNNKNSGFWHTSLIDENLVDFIVPFLPLELKHVVQCGRADMISRGLKPNEEALEQMARDMTDFPHDERVFAERGCKVISSRLNYYI, from the exons atgctgTCAAGATGGATCCTAGTTCCACTTCTGTGCGCAGGATGGAGTTTAATGATCATGATGGCGGAAGCATTAGACCCAGCCTCGATCAGCCTGGGTATTGGAGCTGCTGTAACCGGATTTCTAGCTCGGTTTCCAGATGTGCTGTGTAACTATCAGGAGTGTTGCAGACCAGAGTGGATCTCCTACAACAAAACAG GTCTTGAATCAGATCTGCAGAGCAAGCTGTTTGGCCAGCATGTAGCATCTCGTGTCATCCTCAAAGCTGTGACCGACTTTATGAACAATGAAAATCCGAAAAAGCCCCTTGTCCTCTCGCTGCATGGCTGGAGCGGCACAGGCAAAAACTTTGTCAGTCAGATAATCGCCGAAAACATTTACCAGCGTGGAATGAAGAGCAGATTTGTGCACTTGTTCTCCAACACTATACACTTCCCACATGAAGCTGAGCTGAAATTGTACAAG tcccAACTGCAGCAGTGGATAAAGGGCAATGTGTCTGCCTGCCCACGCTCCATGTTCATATTCGATGTGATGGATAAGATGCACCCGGGCCTGATCGACAGCATCAAACCCTACTTAGATGTTCATGAAACTCTAAATGGAGTCTCCTACCGCAAGGCCATCTTTATCTTTCTAAG TAATGCCGGCGGTAAAGAAATCATGGAGGTGATGCTGGATTTTTGGAAAATAGGATGGGATCGAGAAAAGATTGAGCTGAGACATTTGAAGAAAGCCCTGGCACTAACTATTTTTAACAACAAGAACA GTGGGTTTTGGCACACAAGCCTAATAGACGAGAACTTGGTGGACTTCATTGTGCCCTTTCTCCCCCTGGAGCTCAAACACGTTGTGCAGTGCGGCCGAGCCGACATGATCAGCAGGGGCCTGAAACCCAACGAAGAGGCTTTGGAGCAAATGGCACGTGACATGACAGATTTCCCTCATGACGAGCGTGTCTTTGCAGAGCGGGGCTGCAAGGTTATCTCCAGCAGGCTGAACtactacatttaa
- the LOC131368817 gene encoding torsin-1A-like isoform X2 translates to MGKCLESDLQSKLFGQHVASRVILKAVTDFMNNENPKKPLVLSLHGWSGTGKNFVSQIIAENIYQRGMKSRFVHLFSNTIHFPHEAELKLYKSQLQQWIKGNVSACPRSMFIFDVMDKMHPGLIDSIKPYLDVHETLNGVSYRKAIFIFLSNAGGKEIMEVMLDFWKIGWDREKIELRHLKKALALTIFNNKNSGFWHTSLIDENLVDFIVPFLPLELKHVVQCGRADMISRGLKPNEEALEQMARDMTDFPHDERVFAERGCKVISSRLNYYI, encoded by the exons atGGGCAAGT GTCTTGAATCAGATCTGCAGAGCAAGCTGTTTGGCCAGCATGTAGCATCTCGTGTCATCCTCAAAGCTGTGACCGACTTTATGAACAATGAAAATCCGAAAAAGCCCCTTGTCCTCTCGCTGCATGGCTGGAGCGGCACAGGCAAAAACTTTGTCAGTCAGATAATCGCCGAAAACATTTACCAGCGTGGAATGAAGAGCAGATTTGTGCACTTGTTCTCCAACACTATACACTTCCCACATGAAGCTGAGCTGAAATTGTACAAG tcccAACTGCAGCAGTGGATAAAGGGCAATGTGTCTGCCTGCCCACGCTCCATGTTCATATTCGATGTGATGGATAAGATGCACCCGGGCCTGATCGACAGCATCAAACCCTACTTAGATGTTCATGAAACTCTAAATGGAGTCTCCTACCGCAAGGCCATCTTTATCTTTCTAAG TAATGCCGGCGGTAAAGAAATCATGGAGGTGATGCTGGATTTTTGGAAAATAGGATGGGATCGAGAAAAGATTGAGCTGAGACATTTGAAGAAAGCCCTGGCACTAACTATTTTTAACAACAAGAACA GTGGGTTTTGGCACACAAGCCTAATAGACGAGAACTTGGTGGACTTCATTGTGCCCTTTCTCCCCCTGGAGCTCAAACACGTTGTGCAGTGCGGCCGAGCCGACATGATCAGCAGGGGCCTGAAACCCAACGAAGAGGCTTTGGAGCAAATGGCACGTGACATGACAGATTTCCCTCATGACGAGCGTGTCTTTGCAGAGCGGGGCTGCAAGGTTATCTCCAGCAGGCTGAACtactacatttaa
- the LOC131368754 gene encoding torsin-1A-like: protein MQPRWILVPLLCAGWSLMIMTAEALDPVSTSLGVGVASALTGFLARFPDVLCNYQECCRPEWISYNKTGLEADLQSKLFGQHLASRVILKAVTGFMNNENPKKPLVLSLHGWTGTGKNFVSQIIANNIYQNGMKSRFVHLFAATVHFPHEAELKLYKSQLQQWIKGNVSACPRSMFIFDEMDQMNPGLIDSIKPYVDYYETLDGVSYRKAIFIFLSNIGGKEIVQVALDFWKAGRAREEIELKDLEKAVSLSVFNNKNSGFWHTSLIDKNLVDFFVPFLPLELKHVVQCGRAEMISKGLKPNEEALEQMARDMRYFPHDERVFAERGCKVISSRLNYYI from the exons atgcaGCCAAGATGGATCCTAGTTCCACTTCTCTGCGCAGGATGGAGTTTAATGATCATGACCGCGGAAGCATTAGACCCAGTCTCGACCAGCCTGGGTGTTGGTGTTGCATCTGCCTTAACCGGATTTCTAGCTCGGTTTCCAGATGTGCTGTGTAACTATCAGGAGTGTTGCAGACCAGAGTGGATCTCTTACAACAAAACAG GTCTTGAAGCAGATCTGCAGAGCAAGCTGTTTGGCCAGCATTTAGCATCTCGTGTCATCCTCAAAGCTGTGACCGGCTTTATGAACAATGAGAATCCGAAGAAGCCCCTCGTCCTCTCATTGCACGGTTGGACCGGCACAGGCAAAAACTTTGTCAGTCAGATAATCGCAAATAACATTTATCAGAATGGAATGAAGAGCAGATTTGTGCACTTGTTTGCTGCCACTGTACACTTCCCACATGAAGCTGAGCTGAAACTGTACAAG tcccAACTGCAGCAGTGGATAAAGGGCAACGTTTCTGCCTGCCCACGGTCCATGTTCATATTTGATGAAATGGATCAGATGAACCCGGGCCTGATCGACAGCATCAAACCCTACGTAGATTATTATGAAACTCTAGACGGAGTCTCCTACCGCAAGGCCATCTTTATCTTTCTAAG TAACATCGGTGGTAAAGAAATCGTGCAGGTGGCACTGGATTTTTGGAAAGCGGGAAGGGCTCGAGAAGAGATTGAGCTGAAAGATTTGGAGAAAGCCGTGTCACTGTCTGTTTTTAACAACAAGAACA GTGGGTTTTGGCACACAAGCCTAATAGACAAGAACTTGGTGGACTTCTTTGTGCCCTTTCTCCCCCTGGAGCTCAAACACGTTGTGCAGTGCGGCCGAGCCGAGATGATCAGCAAGGGCCTGAAACCCAACGAAGAGGCTTTGGAGCAAATGGCACGTGACATGAGATATTTCCCTCATGACGAGCGTGTCTTTGCAGAGCGGGGCTGCAAGGTTATCTCCAGCAGGCTGAACtactacatttaa